The DNA sequence TTTTCGAACTTTTTTATCTTCGATCGATGGACGGGAATAAGGTTTCTGACGATTCTTTGTTGAAGCACATGTAGATTGTTTCGCACTCTTTTTTTCGGATTCTAAAATCCAATCTGGATCGTCAACGGAATCTTCCGATGAAATGTAGCTACCACCTGAGCTAGTACAAGGACTAGATGGTGGAATATCTTCTGTATACAACCGTACATATTCGTCTACAACAGCTAAGTCATGTGCAACATCCTCCAATGGTACACTTTTTGGATGCCATTGTACAGGTACTTCATTTACATACGATTTTTCCTCTGGAACTGCTATGTCATATATGGGTTGATGATTAGGATATAATGGTTGTACAGGTTGTAAAGTAACAAGTAATTGGGTATCCACATTTAATGGTTTATGTGGTGGAGGTGATTGAGGAGGTGTAAGTGTGGAACTTGATGAAGGGACTATTTGATGACAAGCTTCTACATCTTCCAAAACGGTTTCAAACTCTTGTAAGAGAGTTTGTGTGTCATCATGATGGAGAGGAGCTTTTGGAATTTCATTATATGTTGTTGTTTTGATTTGTCCAGTTTCAGCAACTGAGAGTTCCTCAAAAATAGGTAATTCTATCTTCTCCTCTAACCAATCTGAAAAAGGCTCTGTAAAAAATGAATCATTTTATCAAATACAAATAGATACCATTTAGTTTTGTAATTAATGTATATGTACAAATAAAAAACAGAAACTGGAGAGAACAGATAACAGTAAATTTGtgctctctttttttttacagatCTGAATCATAGGAATTTtatatcattaaaaatattgatagcatattaaattttgataaatagCAGTATTTacatgaatttattttatcaaatatatttgtaattttgtgatcaaaattattagaaaaatatgatgAAAGATGTCTCAAGCAAATATATTAACAACTTATTAATCTTCTGAACATGAAAgtaaatagataaaaattgaaaacaataCTTGTGTAACTTGTTAACTTAGGAGTTAACAGTACTTTTACTTGTATCTTGCATAAAGAATAAGTAGGAGTGGTACAttgatgtatatataatttcatgGACGTTACTAGTTTAACTAGAAAAACAAGTTCTTGATTTGCAATTTCTTTGGCTTCTAACACGACAACCAATACTAATACATTAGTGGCATGGTTATGTAGAGCATAATTGTTATCGAAGATATAATATACTTCTCAGTAATGTCTGAAGTTGTcttcaaaaattgaaaaaaagatccactttttctttgaaatttaagtttacaaattaaatttgtaaataaaaaaatcaatGGAAAGTTTTGAGATGTAGCCAGATTCGATTTTCTTTGTTTGTcacatttcaattttcttgtTCAGTTTCCAGATAAGTAAAATTCGATTGTCAAgggaaatattaaaaaaatttctacatCAAAACTTAGTCTACAAACAAATCCTATCTCCTAATTCTTGTTGGATCTTGGATCAGAGTCTAACTTTAAATGTTATCTTCATTTAAATACAGAGGGCATGGGGTTAGATAAGAATGTCCTCTTTTTATTGTAAGGAGTTGTTGtaaatattactattttgccactaaaaaatgataaaataaaataactttaagtaaatttattcaaaaataaattctgAAGTTCGATTTCTGGTTTTTAAAATAGCATAAATTATTCTCCACCTTTATATATTATCATGATAAAGTAttaaatgatttaaaaatacgaatataaatgatttaaatatttggCATACTTCTTTTTTACgctatataataaatactaatttaaatataagtcCGAGACTTGAGAAAATGtgtataatatcaaaaatatatttttccaaattaaAAAGTCAATCatcgaaaataaatttatagttACGCGCGGTCAATAACGTTACACATGATGTATAACTAAAGAACTTTTTAAGTTATAGATGAATTTAACAATGTAGTAATTTCATAACAATTGTTTGTAGACATCGATAGATTCGATCCAATTCTGTTATTCGATTATAAGAACAATGTGGCAACAGCGTTCTGATATGCGtaataaagatattttttcattGGAGCGAATgctagaaagagagaggaaatgAAACAAGCGAAAGGAAACGTACCACTGTAACATATAGCAGCCATTATCACGTGTGTCTGTTTTCGCCtaaattcttatttaaaagaaagaaaagaggggGGGGTATACATGtgttataattaaatgaaataaaaaaactgtttttttaataaatatggTGGTTTTCGTCGACGTAAAGCAGCCAAGTCCACCAATGGGACGCGAATCGTATCGATTCAACGTCTTTTTACAAGTTTTTGGGAGTTGACAATGATTTCTCGGTTCCACGTGTAGCGATATGCGAACTGCATGCTATTATACAACATTAGCACACTCCAGCATCGAGAAGCTAGGCCTTTTTCTCCGTTCACTTTTAAAGGTGCCAGTATTGATAAAATTCTTGTTCTAGACACGAATCTTTTTAACTATTATATGCATATTATCCAGTTTCGTTGGTTGTATTTCTTGCGatcaatttaaattatacGATCATGGGATACTACGCACTTCACCAATCACTTGTCATCGATTATCGATCAATATGATCAATTAAAAATCACCATAAACGATGGTTTCAGTCCGACGGAAACtggtttgaaatttaatatttatcagtTTATGTAGTTCGGAGTTCCACTATCGATCGAAACAAATATTGTGAGCACGTGCAATAGGCTAACGTATGTTATGAAAAACTCACATTCGAAATGAATTCGATTTTGTCTTTTTCAAATGAATAATGTTTATAGACGTTTAAAACTTAAATACAATACTGTATATGATTCACAATAAAGTATTAAACAGTCAATTTTCTCGGCTGTTTAGATCACTGACATCGTCGACGACTCACGTTTCAAATTATAATGAACGTGACAGATTCTACTACACTGAGAGAGATAGAAATCTTTCTTAACTCGTATAGAAAAACGATTTTTGCCAGACtattgataaatataaaacaataacaAAATGTATTAAGTTTGTCAAACGATCGAGTATCGATAGGAAATTGACTTGTAATGAAACTAATAGACAGAATCGTACGATCAGCTTGCAATACTGCGAGAGACCACTCCTGCTTATCTTTGGACTTTCCCCTCTGACGCCCCTACTCCAACACCGTTAAAACACACGTCATTCCCCTATCGGCCTTCAACCAAAGCCGTTTGTATAGAGGTTAACCAGTTTGTCCCACTCTCCTTtccagaaaaaaagaaaggaaaataagatacaTGGTAGAGGAAGTGAGAAGAACGAAAGCGATAGGAATACATCGACAATGCAGCCGGATAAAACGCTAACATTTAATTTCTATGCTTTAAGTGCACACAATTTTGAAAACTACAGGACACTAGTTTAATAAATGCAATAATTGCAATTAGAcggtttatatatatatataaatcaatTAGAAATATTCGTTCTTCACATTCACATACGGTTTGTTTTGGACATAGCATATTACAGTAATTTCAGATTTATGTCAATTCTACTTATCCTCAAAGTAATTCAAGCATAAAAAAGTCTAAAATACAGTTGAGGAAACATGCATTTTTTAAACCAACATATAGGTCtctacataaatatttttgcttgCAAAATATGTGCTTTTTAAGTACATAATttgatgtttatataaaacaattttgtcTTTCCATTATACTTAAAATGAAAGTTGCAGTAGTTTACATTGTACTGATTATAAACTTGAATTAGTAGATTACATTTATGTTTAGAATGTCTAAATCTAaatctaaaaaaaatattttgatatagtAACTGATTACAAAAATGAGACGTAAGATATACGAGCAATATGATCCTaaacttttaatatttctaattcATTTGTTCATAAATTAATGTGTATAGGCTTATTATAAGGTCAATACAGTTTGtaagaattttatatgaatattCTTACCTTCTTTAATCCATTCATCTAATTTTTCCAGAAGTTTTGTAGCCACTTGTGCACGAGTAGGATGGTCCTCATATGCAGCAGGTGTAGCAACTTCTTTAGTAGGATCTACAGATTTATCATCAAATAAAAACCAATCATCTTCAAATTCATTCGACAGTGTCCCACTAGGGGATACTGGCTCGAACTTCCATAGCCAACTTTCCTGGTCCTGATTGGATGTCATTGTCGTTATAGTCCCAATCAAGATGTgttaaaaaaagatgaaaagaaatttgtGTCGGCTGTGCGACGTAGCTCAAAATGAGCGCCATATTGGctctgaaaatattaaatatgtattaagGATAATGTAAACAAATACATATGACAAATTGAATAATTCTGTGTTATTAAATGCATTTTGTtccttattaaatatttcaagtatgATATAAGGAGACAccttattatttgaaatttgaattgCAAATTCtaaaacagaagaaaataaaaacataatGGAAACATAATGTGAGacatgaaaaatgaattatttattaatcggagactattaataaattacatcATCTATACACGTAATTGTATCGTTTATTCGTTACATAagttaaaacaataaaatataaaatgtgaGAAAAATGATCAATTACATCTTCATGACGCAACATTAGATCATGTCATCTGGCCAAATTTTTTGATCGTGTTTCGTGACTTAATCGTGCCATAACCTGATTTTGGAACGTAATGTGTAATAGTAACGTAACATTGAGGGAAAAAGATGCATATTAGTTGGTGAAAGGAGTGTTTTTTAAGTTTAAGCGATCTATGGTAGTCCCGGACCTCGGGCATGGATACGATCCACAAAATGGCAGACATATCGTACAATGATCCGAATATCGAATACAAAATTAGTTTTTTTTGgatgataaatattacttacTCCATGATTAATTAGTCGTGTCGGCACACTTGCGTGTGCAAGCTGTTTCGTGAACTACTGACTCATCTTGCTCGTGATgcgaaatatagaaaatattcaaacgtCTTTCCTTTGTGACACATGGATGGCGAATGAGCGTCTCTTTCGGAGAATTTGACCGCTGAGGTCACGTGATTAGGGAATGCGTACGCAAAGGTGCTCAGTTTGAATCATTTTCATGGATTTTCTGCGCAGGTTATGTCACTgcgatattgtatattttctcttttttttttactttttatgcGTATTGTTATAATTACTACTTTGATTTGACAGTATTATAActctatatataattattaaaaatttagtggtagtttttaaatgtaatataaaatacattgtaATTTAAATGTTTTCGTCGCAAATTAAAAGAACTGTGGCTTAATGATTTATAGGACACGTGTTATCTCTCGATAAAATATGTTTACGcgtatctttttatattttttattttatagtcattaaactttattattcGAAAAAGAAATACGACTTAGTGCAGAGATTGAGATGGCAACTCTTAAGGCAATGCAACACAAATGGAGAATGAAAGGGATATTTTGCAATACTTAACATAAATAACGAACAGATATTTTCAATTTGataaaaaacatttattatgTAATCATACTTTCTAAAACACATTTATGAGTGGTTGTTTCGAAATACGCGGGAATTTTAATCCTTGACAATGAATTTCATATTCCTCTATGTGATTAGTCAAGTAATTAATAAGAAATCATATCAAATACATGAAATAATGATATTTCTTTGCACTTCGTACATCTTGTACATCgtatatctatgtatattAGGACTCAACTTCGTAACAATTatcaaatatacatatactctTGACAACTCTTTGACAACTACACGTTGTCTGGTGGTTAGTTACTTCTTTTCTGCTTGAAATAGTCATTCCTTAAAGTCTTATTCATAAACATTCcaaatattattcttatttgTACCGGTAAAAGTAGTACAATGATCTTCTGAATCCCGTGGTTCCAATAGCCTGTACTGGAATTTGTCTTTCCAAGCGTGTTAATCGCATTTTTGGCATATGTCGTCGTACTGGGAATAAAAATACTAGATACCTGTaacgttattaattaattacaaccATTATCTGCAAATCAATTCACTTATTTTCACGTATTTATCTTCGATTTACCTGTAATCGATCGCTGAACGCGTTTATCTTTGTATTTACGAAAAACGGGGTCAAATGCTGTACAGTTATTCCACATTTGGAATATTCGGCTCTGAGCGCCTCAGAAAAGCTTTTGATGTAAATCTTTGTTGCTGCGTACACGGTCATTAATGGCAATGGTTGAAATTCCGAACCGGATGATATGTTAACGATAGCGCCTTTTCCACGTTTTTGCATTTGTCCGATGACTATTCGTGTCATTAATGTAGTAGCTCCAACGTTGACATTGATGATATCCCATAATGTGTCTTCTGGGACTTCTCCAACATACATCGGATAACTATACTGCATACCTACGTTGTTTACTACAACGTTGAACTAGGATTATATTTATAACCAGACgatcattttattttacgttaACGACttccaacaaataaatatcatgTTGCGTAAAAAGCAAAATTTATAAACGGATTCATAAATGATACATAAATGATGAGGATGTCTCAGTTACCTAAAATACCAATTGGAATATCTTTCAGTTGTTTTGCAAGCTCCTCAAAAATTTCTTTGCCTTTGCTGAAATCCGCCACGATCACCTCTATTTTGATCGTCGGATTCTCTTccataatttcattttttgttttctccaATTTCTCTAGAGTACGACTGATTAGCACCAGGTTTATTCCTTTTGCAGCCAACTCTTTTGCGTAAGCTTTGCCAATCCCATCGGTGGACCCGGTTACGacttaaacgaaatatttctCAATATTTGACGAATACATACGTTATATATTTGAGTAATTCTTACCTGCCCAATCGCCGAACTTTGCTCGTAGATCGACTGGTTTCGAATTAATTATCGGCACGAGGATCTCCCATAGCGCGCCACAAATTCTGCTTGCAGAATTTGAAAACGACCACAACACCAGCACAATGACGAATAGCCAGAATACAACTTGTA is a window from the Bombus huntii isolate Logan2020A chromosome 6, iyBomHunt1.1, whole genome shotgun sequence genome containing:
- the LOC126866414 gene encoding activating transcription factor of chaperone isoform X2; this translates as MAAICYSEPFSDWLEEKIELPIFEELSVAETGQIKTTTYNEIPKAPLHHDDTQTLLQEFETVLEDVEACHQIVPSSSSTLTPPQSPPPHKPLNVDTQLLVTLQPVQPLYPNHQPIYDIAVPEEKSYVNEVPVQWHPKSVPLEDVAHDLAVVDEYVRLYTEDIPPSSPCTSSGGSYISSEDSVDDPDWILESEKKSAKQSTCASTKNRQKPYSRPSIEDKKVRKKEQNKNAATRYRQKKKQEIKDILGEERELTEYNEKLKTQVTDLQREIGYLKGLMRDLFRAKGLIK
- the LOC126866419 gene encoding inactive hydroxysteroid dehydrogenase-like protein 1, which codes for MLQVVFWLFVIVLVLWSFSNSASRICGALWEILVPIINSKPVDLRAKFGDWAVVTGSTDGIGKAYAKELAAKGINLVLISRTLEKLEKTKNEIMEENPTIKIEVIVADFSKGKEIFEELAKQLKDIPIGILVNNVGMQYSYPMYVGEVPEDTLWDIINVNVGATTLMTRIVIGQMQKRGKGAIVNISSGSEFQPLPLMTVYAATKIYIKSFSEALRAEYSKCGITVQHLTPFFVNTKINAFSDRLQVSSIFIPSTTTYAKNAINTLGKTNSSTGYWNHGIQKIIVLLLPVQIRIIFGMFMNKTLRNDYFKQKRSN
- the LOC126866414 gene encoding activating transcription factor of chaperone isoform X1 — encoded protein: MTSNQDQESWLWKFEPVSPSGTLSNEFEDDWFLFDDKSVDPTKEVATPAAYEDHPTRAQVATKLLEKLDEWIKEEPFSDWLEEKIELPIFEELSVAETGQIKTTTYNEIPKAPLHHDDTQTLLQEFETVLEDVEACHQIVPSSSSTLTPPQSPPPHKPLNVDTQLLVTLQPVQPLYPNHQPIYDIAVPEEKSYVNEVPVQWHPKSVPLEDVAHDLAVVDEYVRLYTEDIPPSSPCTSSGGSYISSEDSVDDPDWILESEKKSAKQSTCASTKNRQKPYSRPSIEDKKVRKKEQNKNAATRYRQKKKQEIKDILGEERELTEYNEKLKTQVTDLQREIGYLKGLMRDLFRAKGLIK